From Anopheles funestus chromosome 3RL, idAnoFuneDA-416_04, whole genome shotgun sequence, a single genomic window includes:
- the LOC125767010 gene encoding trichohyalin-like, translated as MMANGYIKLAKRGTIFMVVCIGLVASVQSVASLAQERRNLAAEACTDDVGERQYYSDRRIDRLDQDQEQRLLLFNRLDRHRGEEDRREKLAERGFDRFVDVQRQEPSNRRDSDRAQITRERREDDVMSSRRENERRESRLEESVHNRRAVRLEDRREGRLQDRREDSREQRQIERRQEDRRENSRDVRRQDRQVERREDSREDRREDRREEVRDDNREERRERGDSREDRLEVRREEIRDDNREERRERGDSREDRLEVRREDIRDGNRDERRNEREEERREARREEIRDNNRDERRQERREDLREERRENRREDLRTDNRAERRQEREARLEDSREHRRENRRQDLRDDNRDERRQERREDRRLDTSEDRREDRREDIRDNHRDERREERQEDLRREQRREDRRENIREENRREDRIEESPRERRQDRGERSAERRVAAEERRISEERRENGRRELETRRIAERRETTRRERTDDEQRRIETEAVRRFEREDRRLEENRQADRRHNVAIRETEERRNFNDHYQGDEKLIAFQQENAFLYQLIQTAALVGFAGYWLLKGHSTGTNYMGHDGEDLKKKPNSMVEAVGKFLGVDHK; from the coding sequence ATGATGGCTAACGGGTACATTAAGCTCGCGAAGAGGGGAACCATTTTTATGGTAGTTTGTATCGGGCTGGTGGCCAGCGTGCAGAGTGTAGCTTCATTAGCTCAAGAACGACGCAATCTGGCGGCAGAAGCCTGCACCGATGATGTTGGTGAAAGGCAATACTATTCTGATCGTAGGATCGATCGCTTGGATCAAGATCAAGAGCAACGGCTGCTGCTGTTCAATCGGCTAGACAGACATCGCGGCGAGGAGGACCGGCGCGAAAAGTTGGCTGAGCGTGGATTTGATCGATTCGTAGACGTACAACGCCAAGAACCGTCAAATCGTCGAGACAGCGATCGTGCGCAGATCACCCGGGAACGCCGCGAAGATGATGTTATGTCATCTAGACGAGAGAATGAGCGTCGTGAAAGTCGCCTCGAGGAAAGTGTACATAATCGCCGAGCGGTCCGCTTGGAAGATCGTCGTGAGGGACGACTCCAGGACCGTCGGGAAGATTCCCGAGAACAACGCCAAATAGAACGTCGTCAGGAGGATCGCCGAGAAAACTCGAGGGATGTACGTCGTCAAGATAGACAAGTAGAACGTCGAGAAGATTCCCGAGAGGACCGTCGTGAAGATCGACGAGAAGAAGTTCGAGATGATAACCGTGAGGAACGTCGAGAAAGGGGAGATTCCCGAGAGGACCGTCTGGAAGTTCGTCGAGAAGAAATTCGAGATGATAACCGTGAGGAACGACGAGAAAGGGGAGATTCCCGGGAGGACCGTCTGGAAGTTCGCCGAGAGGATATCCGAGATGGCAATCGAGATGAACGACGAAATGAACGTGAAGAGGAACGTCGAGAAGCTCGCCGAGAAGAAATCCGAGACAATAACCGAGATGAACGTCGACAGGAGCGTCGGGAGGATCTTCGAGAAGAACGCCGAGAAAATCGTCGAGAAGATCTTCGAACTGATAACCGAGCCGAACGACGACAGGAACGAGAAGCACGTCTTGAAGATTCCCGGGAACATCGTCGAGAAAATCGCCGACAAGATCTTCGAGATGATAACCGAGACGAACGACGACAGGAACGTCGAGAAGATCGCCGTTTAGACACGTCGGAAGATCGACGGGAAGATCGCCGAGAAGACATTCGAGACAACCATCGAGATGAACGTAGGGAGGAACGCCAGGAAGATCTCCGCCGAGAACAACGCCGTGAAGATCGCCGTGAAAACATCCGAGAGGAGAACCGACGAGAAGACCGAATTGAAGAATCTCCCAGGGAACGTCGCCAGGACCGTGGAGAACGTTCAGCAGAAAGACGTGTCGCTGCAGAAGAACGTCGCATCAGTGAGGAACGTCGTGAAAATGGTCGACGTGAGCTTGAAACGCGTCGAATTGCTGAACGTCGTGAAACTACGCGCAGAGAACGAACTGACGACGAGCAACGTAGAATTGAAACGGAAGCCGTACGCCGATTTGAACGTGAAGACCGCCGCTTGGAAGAAAATCGTCAGGCTGATCGCCGCCATAACGTTGCCATTCGAGAAACCGAGGAGCGTCGCAATTTTAACGATCACTACCAGGGTGATGAGAAATTGATCGCCTTCCAGCAGGAAAACGCTTTCCTTTATCAGCTGATCCAAACGGCAGCTCTGGTGGGTTTTGCTGGCTACTGGCTGCTTAAGGGACATTCTACAGGCACCAACTACATGGGCCACGATGGAGAGGATCTGAAAAAGAAGCCCAACTCGATGGTGGAAGCCGTCGGAAAGTTTCTTGGGGTCGACCACAAGTAA
- the LOC125767060 gene encoding mitogen-activated protein kinase p38b-like isoform X2, with amino-acid sequence MPTFYRTEINKTEWEVPEKYQVLTPVGSGAYGQVCSAMDTEHNVKVAIKKLARPFQSAVHAKRTYRELRMLKHMNHENIIGLLDVFHPGDNTLESFQQVYLVTHLMGADLNNIIRTQRLSDEHVQFLVYQILRGLKYIHSAGIIHRDLKPSNIAVNEDCELKILDFGLARPTENEMTGYVATRWYRAPEIMLNWMHYNQTVDIWSVGCIMAELLTGRTLFPGTDHIDHLTRVMFFCGAPNEELMQKITSEEARHYIKSLPKTEKRNFSDVFRGANPLAIDLLEKMLELDADKRITAEQALAHPYLEKYADPSDEPTSSLYDQSFEDMDLPVERWKELVFKEVLNFVPQQHAHIGGEPQA; translated from the exons ATGCCCACGTTTTACCGAACCGAGATCAACAAAACGGAATGGGAAGTTCCGGAAAAGTATCAAGTGCTGACCCCGGTCGGTAGCGGTGCTTATGGTCAGGTGTG CTCGGCTATGGACACAGAACACAATGTAAAGGTGGCAATCAAGAAGCTTGCCCGACCGTTCCAGTCGGCCGTACATGCGAAACGTACGTACCGGGAGCTGCGTATGTTGAAGCACATGAACCACGAAAACATAATTGGCCTGCTGGACGTGTTCCATCCCGGCGACAATACGCTCGAATCGTTCCAGCAGGTCTACCTGGTCACGCACCTGATGGGCGCCGACCTGAACAACATCATCCGCACCCAGCGCCTCTCGGACGAGCACGTGCAGTTTCTCGTCTATCAGATCCTGCGCGGTCTCAAGTACATTCACAGTGCCGGCATTATTCACCGG GATTTGAAACCGTCCAACATTGCCGTAAATGAGGATTGCGAGCTGAAAATATTGGATTTTGGGCTGGCCCGACCGACCGAGAACGAAATGACCGGTTACGTTGCGACGCGCTGGTACCGAGCGCCTGAAATTATGCTCAACTGGATGCACTACAATCAAACGGTGGACATCTGGTCGGTCGGATGCATCATGGCGGAGCTGCTAACCGGCCGGACACTCTTCCCCGGCACGGACC ATATTGACCATCTGACACGCGTTATGTTCTTCTGCGGTGCGCCCAACGAAGAACTTATGCAAAAAATCACCAGCGAAGAG GCTCGACACTACATTAAATCACTCCCGAAGACGGAGAAGCGCAATTTCAGCGACGTTTTCCGTGGTGCTAATCCGCTTGCCATCGATTTGCTGGAGAAAATGCTGGAACTGGATGCGGACAAACGGATAACAGCAGAACAGGCGTTGGCCCATCC CTATTTGGAGAAGTATGCAGATCCGTCCGACGAGCCGACCTCGTCACTGTATGATCAAAGTTTCGAAGACATGGACCTGCCGGTCGAACGGTGGAAGG AGTTGGTCTTTAAGGAAGTGCTAAACTTTGTCCCGCAGCAGCACGCACACATTGGCGGTGAACCACAGGCGTAA
- the LOC125767060 gene encoding mitogen-activated protein kinase p38b-like isoform X1 codes for MPTFYRTEINKTEWEVPEKYQVLTPVGSGAYGQVCSAMDTEHNVKVAIKKLARPFQSAVHAKRTYRELRMLKHMNHENIIGLLDVFHPGDNTLESFQQVYLVTHLMGADLNNIIRTQRLSDEHVQFLVYQILRGLKYIHSAGIIHRDLKPSNIAVNEDCELKILDFGLARPTENEMTGYVATRWYRAPEIMLNWMHYNQTVDIWSVGCIMAELLTGRTLFPGTDHIHQLNLIMEILGTPNDEFMAKISSESARHYIKSLPKTEKRNFSDVFRGANPLAIDLLEKMLELDADKRITAEQALAHPYLEKYADPSDEPTSSLYDQSFEDMDLPVERWKELVFKEVLNFVPQQHAHIGGEPQA; via the exons ATGCCCACGTTTTACCGAACCGAGATCAACAAAACGGAATGGGAAGTTCCGGAAAAGTATCAAGTGCTGACCCCGGTCGGTAGCGGTGCTTATGGTCAGGTGTG CTCGGCTATGGACACAGAACACAATGTAAAGGTGGCAATCAAGAAGCTTGCCCGACCGTTCCAGTCGGCCGTACATGCGAAACGTACGTACCGGGAGCTGCGTATGTTGAAGCACATGAACCACGAAAACATAATTGGCCTGCTGGACGTGTTCCATCCCGGCGACAATACGCTCGAATCGTTCCAGCAGGTCTACCTGGTCACGCACCTGATGGGCGCCGACCTGAACAACATCATCCGCACCCAGCGCCTCTCGGACGAGCACGTGCAGTTTCTCGTCTATCAGATCCTGCGCGGTCTCAAGTACATTCACAGTGCCGGCATTATTCACCGG GATTTGAAACCGTCCAACATTGCCGTAAATGAGGATTGCGAGCTGAAAATATTGGATTTTGGGCTGGCCCGACCGACCGAGAACGAAATGACCGGTTACGTTGCGACGCGCTGGTACCGAGCGCCTGAAATTATGCTCAACTGGATGCACTACAATCAAACGGTGGACATCTGGTCGGTCGGATGCATCATGGCGGAGCTGCTAACCGGCCGGACACTCTTCCCCGGCACGGACC ACATTCACCAGCTAAACCTTATCATGGAGATACTCGGCACACCGAACGATGAGTTTATGGCGAAAATCTCCTCTGAAAGT GCTCGACACTACATTAAATCACTCCCGAAGACGGAGAAGCGCAATTTCAGCGACGTTTTCCGTGGTGCTAATCCGCTTGCCATCGATTTGCTGGAGAAAATGCTGGAACTGGATGCGGACAAACGGATAACAGCAGAACAGGCGTTGGCCCATCC CTATTTGGAGAAGTATGCAGATCCGTCCGACGAGCCGACCTCGTCACTGTATGATCAAAGTTTCGAAGACATGGACCTGCCGGTCGAACGGTGGAAGG AGTTGGTCTTTAAGGAAGTGCTAAACTTTGTCCCGCAGCAGCACGCACACATTGGCGGTGAACCACAGGCGTAA
- the LOC125767031 gene encoding uncharacterized protein LOC125767031, with the protein MNLNSFPNEVLCCIFDYLPWKDRQRVSLVCSRWNGIINSVHYLRRQKLVLYNYGKAKFFSGVGVQLLCRQKSIEFYSNAMLDTEELLDTIMKSFSTGYAMVQSLSLFLRSEHKLAFGLVVANIPNLLHLTELKISANEALTNGVHIDSACLEKINISFYQNSLCRLNTPRLHTLHLTVRYRSEMDLLSTVSSQLIELKVSFISKDHVAQLFSCDFSSLKVLNILLENDKYISYSVSPVLLRPLDKTGVFANTIAGLETLQIVDVCKIFDIEFLQMFSYAKSLKALTINYFKLISEVSEFLNGFKGLTYLNLEGCQRMDASKKLELPALQTLVMPYKQLSLFSGTPMDMLTTLYYSNTAKDQTSFIKQIAHAFTNLTFLCLQHFDNELVSNAFLHLNLLTKLRVLVIEKMSVSSHIFVNCPTVPQLERLVTDTIVTEVSILDVIPARFPSLQTFVISNCFLYLIPKDSAKCYMTFDELRRQMPCCRISTKDSTIFTNHAKQS; encoded by the exons ATGAATTTGAACTCTTTCCCAAACGAG GTGCTGTGCTGTATTTTTGATTACCTACCATGGAAAGATCGGCAGCGTGTTTCGTTGGTGTGCAGCAGATGGAACGGCATTATCAATTCAGTTCACTATCTACGCCGCCAGAAACTTGTGCTGTACAACTACGGCAAGGCGAAGTTTTTCTCCGGCGTTGGGGTGCAGCTGCTGTGTCGTCAAAAAAGCATCGAATTTTACTCGAACGCCATGCTCGACACCGAAGAGCTGCTTGACACTATCATGAAATCGTTCAGCACCGGTTATGCGATGGTTCAGTCATTGTCATTGTTTCTACGCTCGGAGCACAAGCTAGCGTTCGGGTTGGTGGTGGCCAACATTCCCAATTTGCTGCACCTGACCGAGCTAAAGATATCCGCCAACGAAGCCCTTACGAACGGTGTTCACATCGACAGTGCTTGCCTTGAGAAGATCAATATTTCGTTCTATCAAAACTCACTCTGCCGGCTCAATACGCCACGATTGCACACGTTACACCTGACGGTGCGGTATCGCAGCGAAATGGACCTCTTAAGTACGGTGTCTTCACAGCTAATCGAGCTTAAGGTGTCGTTCATCTCCAAGGACCATGTGGCGCAGCTGTTCAGTTGCGATTTTAGTTCACTGAAGGTGTTGAACATTTTGCTGGAAAACGACAAATACATATCGTATAGTGTGTCGCCGGTACTTCTGCGACCGTTGGATAAGACTGGGGTTTTTGCTAACACCATCGCTGGGCTGGAAACGCTACAGATCGTCGACGTTTGTAAGATATTCGACATCGAATTCCTGCAGATGTTTTCGTACGCCAAATCTCTTAAAGCTCTCACTATCAACTACTTCAAGCTGATCAGTGAAGTGAGCGAATTTCTGAATGGATTTAAGGGACTTACT TATCTAAATCTAGAGGGATGCCAAAGAATGGATGCATCGAAAAAGCTGGAATTACCCGCGCTACAGACACTAGTTATGCCTTACAAACAGCTCTCATTGTTTAGCGGAACACCGATGGACATGCTTACCACGCTGTACTACAGCAACACGGCCAAGGACCAAACAAGCTTCATCAAGCAAATCGCACACGCTTTTACGAATCTCACTTTCCTCTGCTTGCAACACTTTGACAACGAGCTCGTTTCGAACGCGTTTCTGCATCTGAATTTGTTGACGAAACTACGGGTGTTAGTCATAGAGAAGATGTCGGTATCAAGCCACATATTTGTCAACTGTCCTACGGTGCCCCAGCTGGAACGGCTGGTAACGGATACGATCGTGACG GAAGTTTCCATACTGGATGTAATACCGGCCCGTTTTCCATCGTTGCAAACGTTCGTCATCAGCAACTGTTTCCTGTACCTGATCCCTAAGGATAGTGCCAAATGTTACATGACGTTTGACGAATTGCGCCGCCAGATGCCCTGCTGCCGCATATCGACAAAAGATTCGACGATTTTTACCAATCACGCTAAGCAAAGCTGA